The Pan paniscus chromosome 1, NHGRI_mPanPan1-v2.0_pri, whole genome shotgun sequence genome has a segment encoding these proteins:
- the SHISA4 gene encoding protein shisa-4 has translation MPPAGLRRAAPLTAIALLVLGAPLALAGEDCLWYLDRNGSWHPGFNCEFFTFCCGTCYHRYCCRDLTLLITERQQKHCLAFSPKTIAGIASAVILFVAVVATTICCFLCSCCYLYRRRQQLQSPFEGQEIPMTGIPVQPVYPYPQDPKAGPAPPQPGFMYPPSGPAPQYPLYPAGPPVYNPAAPPPYMPPQPSYPGA, from the exons ATGCCACCCGCGGGGCTCCGCCGGGCCGCGCCGCTCACCGCAATCGCTCTGTTGGTGCTGGGGGCTCCCCTGG CGCTGGCCGGCGAGGACTGCCTGTGGTACCTGGACCGGAATGGCTCCTGGCATCCGGGGTTTAACTGCGAGTTCTTCACCTTCTGCTGCGGGACCTGCTACCATCGGTACTGCTGCAGGGACCTGACCTTGCTCATCACCGAGAGGCAGCAGAAGCACTGCCTGGCCTTCAG TCCCAAGACCATAGCAGGCATCGCCTCAGCTGTGATCCTCTTTGTTGCTGTGGTTGCCACCACCATCTGCTGCTTCCTCTGTTCCTGTTGCTACCTGTACCGCCGGCGCCAGCAGCTCCAGAGCCCATTTGAAG GCCAGGAGATTCCAATGACAGGCATCCCAGTGCAGCCAGTATACCCATACCCCCAGGACCCCAAAGCTGGCCCTGCACCCCCACAGCCTGGCTTCATGTACCCACCTAGTGGTCCTGCTCCCCAATATCCACTCTACCCAGCTGGGCCCCCAGTCTACAACCCTGCAG CTCCTCCTCCCTATATGCCACCACAGCCCTCTTACCCGGGAGCCTGA